The Dermacentor albipictus isolate Rhodes 1998 colony chromosome 2, USDA_Dalb.pri_finalv2, whole genome shotgun sequence genome has a segment encoding these proteins:
- the LOC135902751 gene encoding neprilysin-2-like isoform X1, which produces MLDSVPDVTTDKFFDAWRKARSVSCHHTWADQKTWIFDETQVNAYYITNTNTVVIPTAILQLPFFYTGTPPAINYGGIGMVVGHEIMHGYDVNGTMYDASGTHRPWATPEFLGNYTEKALCLRESHKAAKKMKARQALLDDTLDSENLADFAGTATAYAAYASLPALQRNLKLPGLNLRADHLFFVAHCAKWCENVDDASARYAAGRSRCIVPLSNMVEFSDAFGCAPGTPMNPPKKCVFWL; this is translated from the exons ATGTTAGATTCAGTGCCGGACGTGACTACGGACAAATTTTTCGACGCATGGAGGAAGGCACGATCGGTTTCGTGTCATCACACTTGGGCTGACCAGAAGACCTGGATCTTCGATGAAACTCAAGTGAACGCCTATTATATTACTAATACCAATACTGTGGTTATTCCAACCGCAATTCTCCAGCTCCCCTTCTTTTATACCGGAACTCCTCCTGCTATCAACTATGGCGGCATTGGCATG GTAGTTGGTCACGAGATTATGCATGGTTACGACGTAAATGGGACCATGTACGACGCTTCCGGGACGCACCGTCCCTGGGCAACGCCTGAGTTCCTAGGGAACTACACAGAGAAGGCTCTCTGCTTGCGAGAATCTCACAAAGCTGCC AAGAAAATGAAAGCCCGGCAGGCTCTGCTTGACGACACACTCGACTCGGAAAACCTCGCTGACTTCGCGGGCACCGCGACTGCTTACGCAGCCTACGCTTCGTTGCCCGCCCTCCAGCGGAATCTGAAGCTTCCGGGCCTCAACTTGAGGGCCGATCATCTCTTCTTCGTTGCCCACTGCGCCAAGTGGTGCGAGAACGTGGACGACGCTTCAGCACGCTATGCCGCTGGCCGCTCGCGCTGCATTGTGCCACTTTCGAACATGGTCGAGTTCTCGGACGCGTTCGGCTGTGCGCCAGGGACTCCCATGAATCCGCCCAAGAAGTGCGTCTTCTGGTTGTGA
- the LOC135902751 gene encoding neprilysin-2-like isoform X2 → MVVGHEIMHGYDVNGTMYDASGTHRPWATPEFLGNYTEKALCLRESHKAAKKMKARQALLDDTLDSENLADFAGTATAYAAYASLPALQRNLKLPGLNLRADHLFFVAHCAKWCENVDDASARYAAGRSRCIVPLSNMVEFSDAFGCAPGTPMNPPKKCVFWL, encoded by the exons ATG GTAGTTGGTCACGAGATTATGCATGGTTACGACGTAAATGGGACCATGTACGACGCTTCCGGGACGCACCGTCCCTGGGCAACGCCTGAGTTCCTAGGGAACTACACAGAGAAGGCTCTCTGCTTGCGAGAATCTCACAAAGCTGCC AAGAAAATGAAAGCCCGGCAGGCTCTGCTTGACGACACACTCGACTCGGAAAACCTCGCTGACTTCGCGGGCACCGCGACTGCTTACGCAGCCTACGCTTCGTTGCCCGCCCTCCAGCGGAATCTGAAGCTTCCGGGCCTCAACTTGAGGGCCGATCATCTCTTCTTCGTTGCCCACTGCGCCAAGTGGTGCGAGAACGTGGACGACGCTTCAGCACGCTATGCCGCTGGCCGCTCGCGCTGCATTGTGCCACTTTCGAACATGGTCGAGTTCTCGGACGCGTTCGGCTGTGCGCCAGGGACTCCCATGAATCCGCCCAAGAAGTGCGTCTTCTGGTTGTGA